One segment of Pleomorphomonas sp. PLEO DNA contains the following:
- a CDS encoding glucan biosynthesis protein, producing MSQIIDRRSVLKAIAASTAMGLIARGGPAFAQAKGLKFGEAQAFSFETLKATAEKMVAEPYAGPAMPAPDILGKIDYDAWGKITYDTDQALFANGPGRFPVTFFHLGMYFRKAVDMHVVEDGKARQIVYDQTYFNMPTDSVARQLPEGVGFAGFRLQEPRDGALDWHKNDWVAFLGASYFRAIGELYQYGLSARGLSVDTAVAGRPEEFPDFTKIYIETPADGSDSVTVCALLEGPSVVGAYRFVMTRAKGVIMDIDQVLFLRRDIERFGISPLTSMYWFSETQKPTAVDWRPEVHDSDGLAMWTGWGEHLWRPLNNPPHTTASTFSDENIKGYGLLQRDRMFDHYEDGVCYEKRPSLWVEPKGNWGKGAVHLIELSTDDEIHDNIVATWVPAEPARAGSKYELSYRLYWQADEPHPTDLARCVATRLSNGGQPGQPRPKGVRKFLVEFLGGPLVNLPYGVKPQMVLTASRGRFTDYQMTEAVPDSVPGHWRAQFDLADVEGTDPVEMKLQLKLDGKIISETWMFQYHPF from the coding sequence ATGAGCCAGATAATCGATCGACGTTCCGTCCTGAAAGCCATCGCCGCGTCTACCGCCATGGGGCTCATCGCCAGAGGCGGCCCCGCTTTTGCCCAAGCCAAGGGCCTCAAATTCGGAGAGGCGCAAGCTTTTTCCTTCGAGACACTCAAGGCGACCGCCGAGAAGATGGTCGCTGAACCCTACGCCGGGCCGGCCATGCCGGCGCCCGACATCCTCGGCAAGATCGACTACGACGCCTGGGGCAAGATCACCTACGACACCGATCAGGCGCTGTTTGCCAACGGCCCCGGCCGGTTCCCGGTCACCTTCTTCCACCTCGGCATGTACTTCCGCAAGGCCGTCGACATGCACGTCGTCGAGGACGGCAAGGCGCGCCAGATCGTCTACGACCAAACCTATTTCAACATGCCCACAGACTCGGTCGCCCGCCAGTTGCCCGAAGGTGTCGGCTTTGCCGGGTTCCGTCTCCAGGAGCCGCGCGACGGTGCGCTCGACTGGCACAAGAACGACTGGGTGGCCTTCCTGGGCGCCTCCTACTTCCGGGCCATCGGCGAGCTTTATCAGTATGGCCTGTCGGCGCGCGGCCTGTCGGTCGACACGGCCGTTGCCGGGCGACCCGAGGAATTCCCCGACTTCACCAAGATCTATATCGAGACGCCTGCCGACGGCAGCGACAGCGTGACCGTCTGCGCCCTGCTCGAGGGACCGTCGGTGGTCGGCGCCTACCGTTTCGTCATGACCCGCGCCAAGGGCGTGATCATGGACATCGATCAGGTGTTGTTCCTGCGTCGCGACATCGAACGCTTCGGCATTTCACCGCTGACCTCTATGTACTGGTTCTCGGAAACCCAGAAGCCGACGGCCGTCGACTGGCGCCCGGAAGTCCATGATTCGGATGGCCTCGCCATGTGGACGGGCTGGGGCGAACACCTGTGGCGCCCGCTCAACAACCCACCGCATACCACCGCCTCCACCTTTTCCGACGAGAATATCAAGGGTTACGGCCTGCTGCAGCGCGACCGCATGTTCGACCATTATGAAGACGGCGTCTGCTACGAGAAGCGGCCGAGCCTTTGGGTCGAGCCGAAAGGCAATTGGGGCAAGGGCGCCGTCCACCTGATCGAGCTTTCCACCGACGACGAGATCCACGACAACATCGTCGCCACCTGGGTTCCGGCGGAACCGGCCCGGGCGGGCTCGAAATACGAACTGTCCTACCGCCTCTACTGGCAGGCCGACGAGCCGCATCCGACCGATCTCGCCCGCTGCGTCGCCACCCGCCTCAGCAACGGCGGCCAGCCCGGACAGCCGCGCCCCAAGGGCGTGCGCAAGTTTCTGGTCGAATTCCTCGGCGGACCGCTCGTCAACCTACCCTATGGCGTCAAACCCCAGATGGTGCTCACCGCCTCGCGCGGCCGCTTCACCGACTACCAGATGACGGAAGCCGTGCCGGATAGCGTGCCGGGGCACTGGCGCGCCCAGTTCGACCTCGCCGACGTCGAGGGCACGGACCCGGTGGAGATGAAGCTGCAGTTGAAGCTCGACGGCAAGATCATCAGCGAAACCTGGATGTTCCAATACCACCCGTTTTGA
- a CDS encoding lytic murein transglycosylase, protein MKRIALFFATALALSTQGAAASDAAFSRWLDSKVWPAAQASGVTRTTFEAAVAGLEPDLRLPDLKPTGGGEAFQAEFQSPVAYLADNKLDGLAAGARKRYATNKAVLDKVARATGVPAGIVLAVWGKESAFGAAKIEKDAIRTLATQAYMGSRRDEFFPELVAALVILQEEHISRAAMKSSWAGALGQPQFMPTKFLTDAVDGDGDGRRDIWNSTPDVLASIGHFLKSRGWKAGVPWGVEVRLPASVACSLEGPDQGQSLSAWAKAGVMRADGRPLASGDVGPVGHLLMPAGRMGPAFLVSDNFYVLKAYNESDVYALTIGMVGDRVEKAQTIRGGWGKVGGFTRSDVRAVQKRLEGMGHDVGTTDGLVGFRTRVAIGRWQAKNGFPVTCYPDKAVISALK, encoded by the coding sequence ATGAAACGAATCGCACTCTTTTTCGCCACCGCGCTGGCGCTTTCCACGCAAGGCGCGGCGGCGTCTGATGCCGCCTTCTCCCGTTGGCTCGACAGTAAGGTCTGGCCGGCGGCTCAGGCCTCCGGCGTCACGCGCACCACTTTCGAGGCGGCGGTTGCCGGCCTGGAACCCGATCTTCGCCTGCCCGATCTTAAGCCGACCGGCGGTGGCGAAGCTTTCCAGGCGGAGTTCCAGAGCCCAGTCGCTTATCTCGCCGACAACAAGCTCGATGGTTTAGCCGCCGGGGCGAGGAAGCGATACGCCACCAACAAGGCGGTGCTCGACAAGGTAGCGCGGGCGACCGGCGTGCCGGCCGGCATCGTGCTGGCCGTCTGGGGTAAGGAATCGGCCTTCGGGGCAGCCAAGATCGAGAAGGACGCGATTCGTACGCTGGCGACGCAAGCCTACATGGGCTCGCGCCGCGACGAGTTCTTCCCCGAGCTGGTGGCGGCGCTCGTCATCCTGCAAGAGGAACATATTTCTCGCGCCGCCATGAAGAGTTCCTGGGCCGGCGCGCTGGGCCAGCCGCAGTTCATGCCGACCAAGTTCCTCACGGATGCTGTCGACGGCGATGGCGACGGCCGCCGCGATATCTGGAATTCGACGCCCGACGTGCTCGCTTCGATCGGCCATTTTCTGAAATCGCGCGGCTGGAAGGCCGGCGTACCCTGGGGCGTCGAGGTGCGGCTGCCGGCGTCGGTGGCTTGCAGCCTGGAGGGTCCCGACCAAGGGCAATCGCTGTCGGCCTGGGCTAAGGCGGGCGTGATGCGTGCCGACGGCCGGCCACTTGCGAGCGGCGATGTTGGCCCGGTGGGGCATCTGCTGATGCCGGCCGGGCGGATGGGGCCGGCCTTCCTGGTGTCGGACAATTTTTATGTGCTGAAGGCCTATAACGAATCCGACGTCTATGCGCTGACCATCGGCATGGTTGGCGATCGTGTGGAAAAGGCTCAGACGATCCGGGGCGGTTGGGGAAAGGTGGGCGGCTTCACGCGCAGCGATGTCAGGGCGGTGCAGAAGCGGCTTGAAGGCATGGGGCACGACGTCGGCACCACCGACGGCCTCGTCGGCTTCCGTACCCGCGTTGCGATCGGTCGCTGGCAGGCGAAGAATGGCTTTCCCGTCACCTGCTATCCCGACAAGGCGGTCATCTCGGCGCTGAAATGA
- a CDS encoding ABC transporter ATP-binding protein — MTAIDPLVPVGEAAAADVHSDLASLLRVWRLAGPLRGKVARGVAFRFLQSLSLGLAFGGVVWTVTGLSEGRAMDVGWALELTGLMAVSLCGQLLFGYLAARDSWLASFELAGDLRLSILDHLRRLPMGFHLSRHRGDTVTALTTDMQMLESFLSDALGRIAQAFGLPIVAVLWFLSRDWAVGLAMLASMAAALPVFLWSSRRLARLGVVRQDLQAAAGARMIEFVQGIATIRAFNRLAKGEESFRAALEAFRDLSIHMVARLSLPMALFGATVMAGVPIVLVVASLRHGAGAIDMATLIAALVLVFAVYSPLLGLSQVMELVRMADASLTRMDRILTARPLPTAVVSSEPRGFALKFDAVDFSYREDRPVLSAVGFEAPERSMMAIVGPSGSGKSTILSLIARFWDVSGGSISIGGVDIRTISEEKLASLITVVFQDVYLFAGTIFDNIAFGRSGASRAEVEAAARAAQAHDFIAALPNGYATRVGEGGATLSGGERQRISIARAILKDAPIVLLDEATAAIDPTNELAIQKALARLVAEKTLVVVAHKLSTIRAADQILVLDGGRIVERGSHDQLLEGEGLYHRLWQTRSRAAGWRIK; from the coding sequence ATGACCGCCATCGATCCGCTCGTTCCGGTCGGTGAAGCCGCCGCCGCCGATGTCCATTCCGATCTTGCCAGTCTGCTTCGCGTCTGGCGCCTTGCCGGCCCGTTGCGCGGCAAGGTGGCACGCGGCGTCGCCTTCCGCTTCCTGCAGTCGCTCAGTCTGGGCCTTGCCTTTGGTGGTGTCGTCTGGACGGTGACCGGTCTTTCCGAGGGCCGGGCGATGGATGTCGGCTGGGCTCTTGAATTGACCGGGCTGATGGCCGTCTCGCTGTGCGGACAGCTGCTGTTCGGCTATCTCGCGGCGCGGGACAGCTGGCTCGCGAGCTTCGAGCTGGCCGGCGATCTCCGCCTTTCCATCCTCGACCACTTGCGCCGGCTGCCGATGGGCTTCCACCTGTCGCGCCATCGCGGCGACACCGTGACGGCCCTCACCACCGACATGCAGATGCTGGAGAGCTTCCTGTCCGACGCTCTGGGGCGCATCGCCCAGGCCTTTGGCCTGCCGATCGTCGCCGTCCTGTGGTTCCTCAGCCGCGATTGGGCGGTCGGACTTGCCATGCTGGCGTCGATGGCAGCGGCGCTGCCGGTGTTCCTGTGGTCCAGCCGGCGGCTCGCTCGCCTTGGCGTCGTCCGTCAGGATCTGCAGGCGGCGGCCGGCGCCCGCATGATCGAGTTCGTCCAAGGCATCGCCACCATCCGCGCTTTCAACCGTCTCGCCAAGGGCGAGGAGAGCTTCCGGGCCGCGCTCGAGGCCTTCCGCGACCTTTCCATTCACATGGTGGCGCGCCTCTCCCTGCCGATGGCGCTGTTCGGTGCCACCGTCATGGCCGGCGTTCCGATTGTGCTGGTGGTCGCCAGCCTGAGGCACGGCGCGGGCGCCATTGACATGGCGACGCTGATCGCCGCCCTGGTGCTCGTCTTCGCCGTCTATTCGCCGCTGCTCGGGCTCAGCCAAGTGATGGAACTCGTCCGCATGGCCGACGCTTCGCTGACGCGCATGGATCGCATCCTGACCGCAAGGCCGTTGCCGACGGCGGTCGTGTCCTCGGAACCCCGGGGGTTCGCGCTCAAGTTCGATGCCGTCGACTTTTCCTACCGGGAGGATCGGCCTGTGTTATCTGCCGTCGGCTTCGAGGCTCCCGAGCGGTCGATGATGGCGATCGTCGGCCCCTCCGGTTCCGGCAAGAGCACCATTCTCAGCCTGATCGCCCGCTTCTGGGATGTATCGGGCGGCTCGATCTCCATTGGCGGCGTCGACATTCGGACCATTTCGGAAGAGAAACTGGCGTCGCTGATCACAGTGGTGTTCCAGGACGTCTATCTGTTCGCAGGTACCATTTTCGACAACATCGCCTTCGGCCGCTCCGGCGCATCGCGGGCCGAAGTGGAAGCCGCCGCCCGCGCCGCTCAGGCGCACGATTTCATCGCCGCCCTGCCGAACGGCTACGCGACGAGGGTCGGCGAGGGCGGCGCGACGCTGTCCGGCGGCGAGCGACAGCGGATCTCCATCGCCCGGGCCATCCTGAAGGACGCGCCGATCGTCCTTCTCGACGAAGCGACGGCGGCGATCGATCCGACGAACGAACTCGCCATCCAGAAGGCGCTGGCTCGCCTCGTCGCGGAGAAGACGCTGGTGGTCGTCGCCCACAAGCTCTCGACCATCCGTGCCGCCGACCAGATCCTGGTTCTCGACGGCGGCCGCATCGTCGAGCGGGGAAGCCACGACCAGTTGCTCGAGGGGGAGGGGCTTTACCATCGACTATGGCAGACGCGCAGCCGCGCGGCGGGCTGGCGCATCAAATGA
- a CDS encoding ABC transporter ATP-binding protein: MTDISVEGALLDGADESRKSETGGPDYLASLKLLSRFLPGSRLAMVGAFGLATAAVAFELAPILVIYKVVMAALSGMLDPAYLIGAAGLALLAVVVGYALMGLAVGLSHVVAFDVLCRLRLALARHLARLPIGWFADRKSGDAKKLIIDEPESMELIFAHGIPEGASALASWLAVSVWLFAIDWRMALATVAVTPIAFVLISAGMARGARWAADYQRAGARMNASVVEFLAGMAVVKIFNRTGESFAETARAVRAYAEVETAWAKDYLPLGGTFHALVLTNVVVILPVGAFLVAAGSLDLPTLVLFVILGANYSQPLMKLFNQFHTLAHISMGSTRIAEALAAVPQADSAREVALSSHDVVFDEVSFGYGEEEVLHQVSFTARTGSVTALVGPSGAGKSTVASLVARFWEPRSGRVMLGGVDLREIGLEQLMDKVAFVFQDSFLFSDTIAANIRFGNPDASDADVEAAARAARAHDFIMAFPDGYATRLGDRGQLLSGGERQRIAIARAILKNAPVIVLDEATAFADPDNEAAIQEAIGELTTGRTLLVVAHRLHTIMSADQILVVDGGRIAEAGRHDELVESGGLYARLWRDYNEARDVVLKPAGISHQTINEECLS; this comes from the coding sequence ATGACGGACATTTCCGTCGAAGGCGCGTTGCTGGATGGCGCCGACGAGAGCCGCAAGTCTGAGACCGGCGGACCCGACTATCTCGCCAGCCTGAAGTTGCTGAGCCGTTTTCTTCCGGGATCGAGGCTCGCCATGGTCGGGGCGTTCGGTCTCGCGACCGCCGCCGTCGCCTTCGAGCTGGCGCCGATCTTGGTGATTTACAAGGTCGTCATGGCGGCGCTGTCCGGCATGCTTGATCCGGCCTATCTCATCGGCGCGGCCGGTCTGGCTCTTCTCGCGGTCGTTGTTGGTTATGCGCTGATGGGGCTGGCGGTCGGTCTGTCGCATGTGGTCGCCTTCGACGTGCTCTGCCGCCTACGCCTTGCCCTTGCCCGTCATCTGGCGCGGCTGCCGATCGGCTGGTTCGCCGACCGCAAGAGCGGGGACGCCAAGAAGCTCATCATCGACGAACCCGAGAGCATGGAGCTGATCTTCGCCCATGGCATTCCCGAAGGAGCCAGTGCGCTCGCCAGCTGGCTCGCCGTGTCCGTCTGGCTCTTCGCGATAGACTGGCGCATGGCGCTCGCCACGGTCGCGGTAACGCCGATCGCCTTCGTTCTGATCTCCGCCGGCATGGCCAGGGGCGCTCGTTGGGCGGCCGATTACCAGCGCGCCGGCGCTCGCATGAATGCGTCGGTCGTCGAGTTCCTGGCCGGCATGGCCGTGGTCAAGATATTCAACCGGACCGGCGAGAGCTTCGCGGAAACGGCCCGCGCCGTGCGGGCCTACGCGGAGGTGGAGACTGCCTGGGCAAAGGACTATCTGCCGCTCGGCGGAACCTTCCACGCCCTGGTACTCACCAACGTGGTGGTCATCCTGCCCGTCGGGGCCTTCCTGGTGGCGGCGGGCTCGCTCGACCTGCCGACGCTCGTCCTCTTCGTCATCCTGGGCGCCAACTACAGCCAGCCACTGATGAAGCTGTTCAACCAGTTTCATACGCTGGCCCACATTTCCATGGGGTCGACGCGGATCGCCGAGGCGCTTGCCGCCGTGCCGCAGGCCGACAGTGCTCGAGAGGTCGCACTCTCCTCCCATGACGTGGTCTTCGACGAGGTGTCCTTCGGCTATGGCGAGGAAGAAGTCCTGCACCAGGTGAGCTTCACAGCCCGGACCGGCTCGGTCACCGCGCTGGTTGGTCCATCCGGCGCCGGCAAGAGTACGGTGGCGAGCCTCGTCGCTCGCTTTTGGGAGCCGCGATCGGGCCGCGTCATGCTCGGCGGCGTCGATCTCCGGGAGATCGGCCTCGAGCAGTTGATGGACAAGGTAGCCTTCGTCTTCCAGGACAGCTTCCTGTTCTCCGACACGATCGCCGCCAACATCCGTTTCGGCAATCCCGATGCGAGTGACGCCGACGTGGAGGCCGCCGCCCGCGCCGCCAGGGCGCACGACTTCATCATGGCCTTTCCCGACGGATATGCCACCCGCCTCGGCGACCGGGGGCAACTGCTGTCCGGCGGCGAACGGCAACGCATCGCCATTGCCCGGGCCATCCTGAAGAACGCTCCGGTCATCGTGCTGGACGAGGCGACAGCCTTCGCCGATCCGGACAACGAGGCGGCCATTCAGGAGGCCATCGGTGAGCTGACGACGGGGCGGACGCTGCTCGTCGTCGCCCATCGGCTCCACACCATCATGTCCGCCGACCAGATCCTCGTGGTCGATGGCGGACGCATCGCCGAGGCCGGTCGTCACGATGAACTCGTCGAGAGCGGTGGCCTCTACGCCCGGCTGTGGCGGGACTACAACGAAGCGCGTGATGTCGTTCTCAAGCCGGCCGGCATTTCCCATCAGACAATCAATGAGGAATGCCTGTCATGA
- a CDS encoding TetR/AcrR family transcriptional regulator, translated as MSDNSPTGKRGAGRPPRVNRATIADAALRIGLDKATLVLIGRELGVDHSSLYRHVRSRDDLMTAAVDQALDDVSWHRDADDDWRGYLARVAEAVWDVYEANPGVAETIRTLDAMPSSVIRAFVVICGELRTAGLSAADAVLAADSVMDMTNDSAVGWRRLLAPTATGPLVADKMRHALESEFAAHADWTEYGELMAGALTGSPKTWWRRKLELILDGIAVRQSAG; from the coding sequence ATGTCGGACAACAGCCCCACCGGCAAGCGCGGTGCCGGTCGCCCGCCGCGCGTCAACCGGGCGACGATCGCCGATGCCGCGCTGCGCATCGGTCTCGACAAGGCGACGCTGGTGCTGATCGGCCGGGAGCTGGGCGTCGATCACTCCTCGCTCTACCGACACGTCCGGAGCCGCGACGATCTGATGACGGCGGCGGTCGACCAGGCGCTTGACGACGTTTCCTGGCACCGCGATGCGGACGATGACTGGCGGGGCTATCTCGCCCGCGTCGCCGAGGCGGTATGGGACGTCTACGAGGCCAATCCGGGCGTTGCCGAGACGATCCGTACGCTGGACGCTATGCCCTCATCAGTCATCCGCGCCTTCGTCGTCATCTGCGGCGAGCTCAGGACGGCGGGCCTTTCCGCCGCCGATGCCGTGCTGGCTGCCGACAGCGTCATGGACATGACCAACGATTCCGCCGTTGGCTGGCGCCGCCTATTGGCTCCCACAGCCACTGGCCCCCTGGTCGCTGATAAAATGCGACACGCGTTGGAGTCTGAGTTCGCAGCTCATGCCGATTGGACGGAGTACGGCGAACTGATGGCCGGCGCCCTCACCGGATCACCCAAGACGTGGTGGCGCCGCAAGCTCGAACTGATCCTTGATGGCATTGCCGTGCGACAGTCGGCCGGCTGA
- a CDS encoding class I SAM-dependent methyltransferase: MRHQDGSAGDADYGRIGQSYSAYRQPDPRIAARIVEALGPAGTVLNIGAGAGSYEPEDREVTAVEPSASMRAQRPAHLAPAIDATAEHLPFADDSFDAAMASFTIHQWTDLAAGLREVRRVTRGPVVILTCDPQEVEAFWLNDYAPKVLATEARRYPTFERIAEGLGTPIERIAVPIPFDCRDGFNEAYYGRPEKLLEPAARLSCSAWSFITPEEANAAVATLAADLKSGAWDAKYGALRQQPTYLGSLYLLVSAGKP; this comes from the coding sequence ATGCGCCATCAGGACGGCAGCGCCGGCGATGCCGATTACGGCCGGATCGGACAATCCTATAGCGCCTACCGCCAGCCCGATCCGCGCATCGCCGCCAGGATCGTGGAGGCGCTCGGCCCGGCTGGAACGGTGCTCAACATCGGGGCCGGCGCCGGCTCCTATGAGCCTGAAGATCGCGAGGTCACCGCCGTCGAGCCATCGGCTTCGATGCGGGCGCAGCGACCGGCACACCTCGCCCCAGCCATCGATGCCACCGCCGAGCACCTGCCGTTCGCCGACGACAGCTTCGACGCGGCCATGGCGAGCTTCACCATCCACCAGTGGACCGACCTAGCGGCCGGCCTGCGCGAAGTGCGCCGCGTCACCCGTGGGCCGGTGGTCATCCTCACCTGCGATCCTCAGGAGGTGGAAGCCTTCTGGTTGAACGATTACGCGCCGAAAGTGCTCGCCACCGAGGCACGCCGCTATCCCACGTTTGAAAGAATAGCCGAGGGCCTCGGCACTCCGATCGAACGCATCGCCGTACCGATCCCCTTCGATTGCCGCGACGGCTTCAACGAAGCCTATTACGGCCGGCCGGAGAAGCTGCTCGAACCGGCGGCGCGCCTGTCCTGCTCGGCCTGGAGCTTCATCACCCCCGAAGAGGCGAACGCCGCCGTCGCCACCCTCGCCGCCGACCTCAAGTCTGGTGCCTGGGACGCGAAATATGGCGCCTTGCGTCAGCAGCCCACCTACCTCGGCTCGCTCTACCTGCTGGTTTCGGCCGGCAAACCATAG